The proteins below come from a single Roseiflexus sp. RS-1 genomic window:
- a CDS encoding sugar transferase — MATIVNRGRPTYSLEWIERYRPERQWLRGRAYRRAKRIMDLALSLLAMPIVLPLFVIIALAIKIESPGGPVIFTQNRTGKSGRRFKMYKFRTMVPNAEELKKQLAHLNELQWPDFKITNDPRVTRVGKFLRKTSLDELPQIINVIRGDMSLVGPRPTSFDASTYQLWQTARLDVKPGLTGLWQVYGRGNTEFDERLRLDILYIEHRCLGLDIEILVRTALAVFQGRGAY, encoded by the coding sequence GACCGACGTATTCACTCGAATGGATTGAGCGTTATCGCCCTGAGCGCCAGTGGTTGCGCGGACGGGCTTACCGGCGCGCCAAGCGCATCATGGATCTGGCGCTGTCGTTACTGGCAATGCCCATCGTCCTGCCGTTGTTCGTCATTATTGCGCTGGCGATCAAGATCGAGTCGCCTGGCGGTCCGGTCATTTTCACCCAGAATCGCACCGGAAAGAGCGGACGTCGTTTCAAGATGTATAAGTTCCGCACCATGGTGCCGAATGCCGAGGAACTGAAAAAGCAACTGGCGCATTTGAACGAGTTGCAATGGCCTGACTTCAAGATCACGAACGATCCCCGCGTGACGCGCGTCGGGAAGTTTCTGCGCAAGACGAGTCTTGATGAGTTGCCCCAGATCATCAATGTCATCCGCGGCGATATGAGCCTGGTCGGTCCACGCCCCACATCGTTCGATGCAAGCACCTATCAACTCTGGCAAACGGCGCGCCTCGATGTCAAGCCGGGGCTGACCGGTCTGTGGCAGGTGTACGGGCGCGGCAATACCGAGTTCGATGAACGCTTGCGCCTCGATATCCTGTATATCGAGCACCGCTGCCTGGGGCTGGATATCGAAATCCTGGTACGGACGGCGCTGGCGGTCTTTCAGGGACGTGGAGCGTACTGA